From a region of the Fischerella sp. JS2 genome:
- a CDS encoding beta-ketoacyl-ACP synthase III: MQTLGIAITGSGSAVPATFLDNQGLTELVETSDEWITTRTGIRQRRLANVGESLTDLATAAGEAAIAMAGITPQQLDLILLATSTPDDLFGSACQIQAKLGAARAVAFDMTAACSGFVFGLVTAAQFIRTGVYQNVLLIGADILSRWVDWQDRRTCVLFGDGAGAVVLQANDSDRLLGFELRSDGTQNDCLNLPFTPDATELLPGVVVGRGNFQPITMNGKEVYRFAVQQVPEVIDKALFRANLSVEEINWLLLHQANQRIIDAVAQRLNIPEQKVISNLAYYGNTSAASIPLALDEAVRQDKIKPNDIIAASGFGAGLTWGAAIFQWGR; this comes from the coding sequence GTGCAAACATTAGGAATCGCAATTACAGGAAGTGGCTCAGCAGTACCAGCTACTTTTCTGGATAACCAAGGGCTAACGGAACTGGTTGAAACATCAGATGAATGGATTACCACAAGAACAGGAATTCGTCAACGGCGTTTGGCAAATGTAGGTGAATCTTTAACAGATCTTGCCACTGCCGCTGGTGAGGCGGCGATCGCTATGGCTGGCATTACACCGCAACAGTTAGATTTGATTTTGCTGGCAACCTCTACGCCCGATGACTTGTTTGGCAGTGCCTGTCAAATTCAAGCCAAACTAGGAGCAGCAAGAGCTGTAGCATTTGATATGACAGCAGCCTGTTCAGGTTTTGTATTTGGATTGGTAACAGCAGCCCAATTTATTAGAACTGGTGTATATCAAAATGTCTTACTGATTGGAGCAGATATTCTCTCTCGTTGGGTAGACTGGCAAGATCGACGCACCTGTGTACTATTTGGTGATGGTGCTGGGGCAGTAGTATTGCAGGCAAATGATAGTGATCGCTTACTGGGATTTGAACTGAGAAGTGACGGCACTCAAAACGATTGCCTTAACCTTCCCTTCACACCTGACGCCACAGAATTACTCCCAGGTGTTGTTGTTGGTAGAGGTAACTTCCAGCCGATCACCATGAATGGCAAAGAAGTTTACCGCTTCGCTGTCCAACAAGTGCCAGAAGTTATCGATAAAGCTTTGTTTCGCGCCAACCTCAGCGTCGAGGAAATAAACTGGCTCCTATTGCATCAAGCTAATCAGCGTATTATAGACGCTGTTGCCCAGCGCTTGAACATCCCAGAACAAAAAGTTATTAGTAATCTGGCTTACTATGGCAACACCTCCGCCGCCTCTATCCCTCTAGCTTTGGATGAAGCAGTACGACAGGACAAAATTAAGCCTAACGACATTATTGCCGCCTCAGGTTTTGGCGCTGGCTTAACATGGGGGGCTGCTATTTTTCAATGGGGAAGATAA
- the lptC gene encoding LPS export ABC transporter periplasmic protein LptC, whose translation MKQQHKGQGGHGEHAGQGSSLSSLSSLSSLSPPSPLSPLSLVSLVSVRPRILFLTFSLVIGLAACGGQNRISDKSPVENRSPQDADSKLTFFDVTLEQADEVGRPIWKVIAKQAKYTKEKQIGQLETPYGELYQDGKIVYQVQAEKADIEQNGKQLFLKGKIVATDPSNGIVLRGNELEWRPQEDLLIVRNQINGTHKQLQAVAKEARVKTRTQRIDFSGGVVANSQEPPLQMRTEHLIWQIKDEKLIADRPVQIDRYKNKQITDRGKGDAAEVNLKTKIATVTKNAQIELLEPPMQIASNSMTWNLNTEIVTTNAPVRVFHRAENVTVTANQGEFKIPQKTVYLTGNVNGVGQKRQSLKSNTATWYLDHKLMEAQGNVVYKQVDPPMTFTGEKAVGNIQTENIVVSGGDSQNRVVTEIIPQEKFKNQ comes from the coding sequence ATGAAGCAGCAACACAAAGGACAAGGGGGACATGGGGAACACGCGGGACAAGGAAGTAGTCTTTCCTCCTTGTCTTCCTTGTCCTCCTTGTCTCCCCCCTCTCCCTTGTCTCCCCTCTCCCTTGTCTCGCTTGTGTCCGTCCGTCCTAGAATCTTATTTTTAACTTTCTCGCTTGTAATAGGACTAGCTGCTTGTGGCGGTCAAAATCGCATATCGGATAAATCACCTGTTGAGAACAGATCTCCTCAAGATGCAGATAGTAAATTAACTTTCTTTGATGTCACCTTAGAACAAGCAGATGAAGTCGGGCGACCAATTTGGAAAGTCATTGCTAAACAAGCAAAATACACTAAAGAAAAACAGATTGGTCAGCTTGAAACTCCATATGGAGAGTTATACCAAGATGGCAAAATTGTTTATCAAGTACAAGCAGAAAAAGCAGATATCGAACAGAATGGTAAGCAATTATTTTTAAAAGGAAAAATAGTAGCTACCGATCCCAGTAATGGAATTGTGTTACGCGGTAATGAATTGGAATGGCGCCCTCAAGAAGATTTATTAATTGTCCGCAACCAAATTAATGGAACTCATAAACAACTACAAGCAGTAGCAAAAGAAGCACGAGTCAAAACCCGAACTCAACGCATAGATTTTTCTGGGGGAGTAGTTGCTAACTCTCAAGAACCACCATTGCAAATGCGGACAGAACACTTAATTTGGCAGATCAAAGATGAAAAACTGATCGCTGATCGCCCAGTACAAATTGACCGTTATAAAAATAAGCAAATTACTGATCGTGGTAAAGGAGATGCAGCCGAAGTTAACCTCAAAACTAAAATTGCTACTGTCACAAAGAATGCTCAAATAGAATTGCTGGAACCACCAATGCAAATTGCCAGCAACTCCATGACCTGGAACTTGAATACAGAAATCGTCACCACAAATGCTCCTGTACGGGTATTTCATCGGGCTGAAAATGTCACAGTTACTGCTAATCAAGGTGAATTTAAAATTCCTCAAAAAACAGTTTATTTAACAGGGAACGTCAACGGTGTAGGACAAAAACGCCAGTCCCTCAAATCTAATACAGCAACTTGGTATCTTGATCATAAATTAATGGAAGCTCAAGGTAATGTGGTTTATAAACAAGTTGACCCACCGATGACATTTACTGGTGAAAAAGCCGTCGGTAATATTCAAACAGAAAACATAGTTGTTAGTGGTGGTGATTCTCAAAATAGAGTGGTGACAGAGATTATTCCCCAGGAAAAGTTCAAAAATCAATAA
- a CDS encoding SDR family NAD(P)-dependent oxidoreductase, translating to MIDANEVLKALAGSGAFVLVHGRNSERLNRAVAIINSMRKSALPLQFDVSDEITVQNAFSEIREKHGRLDILVNNVGMRDRRKLLG from the coding sequence ATGATTGATGCCAACGAGGTTCTCAAGGCACTTGCTGGATCTGGTGCTTTTGTTCTTGTACATGGCCGGAACAGTGAAAGGCTAAATCGTGCAGTTGCAATAATTAACTCGATGAGGAAATCCGCCTTACCATTGCAGTTTGATGTTTCAGATGAAATAACAGTTCAAAACGCGTTTAGCGAAATCCGAGAAAAACACGGGCGATTAGATATCCTCGTCAATAATGTTGGTATGCGCGATCGCCGTAAGCTGCTTGGCTAG
- the plsX gene encoding phosphate acyltransferase PlsX, giving the protein MGSTCVRIAIDAMGGDHAPGEIVAGALRARDELGVEVLLVGDPQQVEAVLPPKTNLGQVQIVPAEDAIAMDEEPLSGIRRKPKASINVAMDLVKQGQADAVISAGHSGAAMAAALLRLGRLPGIDRPAIGAVFPTMIASKQVLILDVGANVDCRPKFLEQFAVMGSVYSQYVLGVPEPKVGLLNIGEEDCKGNDAAVRAHQLLRENSQIAFVGNAEGRDVLSGQFDVIVCDGFVGNVLLKFAEAIGEVMLQIVREELPQGLHGQFGTAILKPNLRRIKQRMDHAEHGGALLLGVDGICIIGHGSSQAPSIYNAIRLAKEAVDNQVLQRIQSKYQSKSSGQLLPENSQ; this is encoded by the coding sequence ATGGGATCGACTTGCGTACGAATCGCAATTGACGCAATGGGAGGGGATCACGCACCCGGTGAAATCGTCGCTGGCGCACTGCGAGCTAGGGATGAGTTGGGCGTGGAAGTGTTGTTGGTGGGTGATCCCCAACAAGTTGAAGCAGTGCTGCCACCAAAGACTAATTTGGGGCAGGTGCAGATCGTTCCGGCTGAGGACGCGATCGCGATGGATGAGGAGCCTTTAAGCGGTATCAGACGCAAACCCAAGGCTTCGATCAACGTGGCGATGGATTTAGTCAAGCAGGGGCAGGCAGATGCAGTGATTTCTGCCGGTCACTCAGGCGCAGCAATGGCAGCAGCATTGCTCCGCTTAGGACGACTGCCGGGAATTGATCGTCCAGCAATTGGTGCGGTATTTCCCACAATGATAGCTAGCAAACAAGTACTGATACTTGATGTCGGCGCTAATGTAGACTGCCGTCCAAAATTTTTAGAGCAGTTTGCCGTTATGGGGTCGGTTTATAGTCAGTATGTCTTGGGTGTTCCGGAACCGAAAGTCGGTTTATTGAACATTGGTGAGGAAGACTGCAAAGGCAATGATGCAGCTGTGCGCGCCCATCAACTGCTGCGGGAAAATTCTCAGATAGCCTTTGTTGGCAATGCTGAAGGACGCGATGTCCTCTCTGGTCAATTTGATGTGATTGTCTGTGACGGCTTCGTAGGCAATGTCTTGCTGAAATTTGCCGAAGCAATTGGAGAAGTGATGCTGCAAATCGTTAGGGAAGAATTACCCCAAGGATTGCATGGTCAATTCGGTACAGCAATTTTAAAACCCAACTTAAGGCGGATTAAACAGCGGATGGATCACGCTGAACACGGAGGTGCTTTGCTCTTGGGTGTAGACGGCATTTGCATTATTGGTCATGGCAGTTCTCAAGCACCTTCTATTTATAATGCCATTCGATTAGCAAAAGAAGCAGTGGATAACCAGGTGCTGCAAAGAATTCAATCTAAATATCAGAGTAAATCCTCCGGGCAACTATTGCCCGAAAACAGTCAATAG
- the ltrA gene encoding group II intron reverse transcriptase/maturase, which translates to MNNSSPLMNPDGGDRVWRDDREPALDNLMARILERDNVKRAWARVKSNQGAPGSDGMSLEDFPAYAREHWSEIRQSLLDGSYQPRPVRRVVIPKPQGKGERKLGVPCVVDRVIQQAILQVLSPIFEPEFSDSSYGCRPNRSAHGAIRQVKTILKSGYRIAVDLDLEKFFDTVNHDVLMSRIARKVADKVLLRLIGRYLRAGVLVGSTVEPTEWGTPQGSPLSPLFSNVLLDDLDKELEARGHRFVRYVDDLVILVKSRRAGKRVMVKISRYLTQVLKLKVNREKSRVVKIEDLNYLGFTFRGIRIFASDIAMQAFKHRLRGLTSRSWGVSMAERFERLNRYLRGWMNYFGISQHYTPIEELDGWLRRRIRMCYWKQWRRPRTRIANLLKLGTSKRHAILTGISRKGYWRLSKTLATQTGMTNEWLEQQGLLSIRNLWMKVQGYA; encoded by the coding sequence ATGAACAACTCAAGCCCATTGATGAACCCGGACGGGGGAGATCGGGTTTGGCGTGATGACAGAGAACCAGCCTTAGATAACCTGATGGCGCGAATCTTAGAGCGCGACAATGTCAAGCGGGCATGGGCAAGGGTGAAGTCCAACCAGGGTGCCCCCGGCAGTGACGGGATGAGCCTAGAGGATTTTCCAGCTTATGCCAGAGAACATTGGAGTGAGATTCGCCAATCCCTACTCGATGGCAGTTACCAACCTCGCCCTGTCAGGCGGGTGGTCATTCCCAAGCCCCAGGGCAAGGGAGAAAGAAAGCTAGGTGTCCCTTGTGTCGTAGACCGGGTAATCCAGCAAGCCATCCTCCAAGTACTATCGCCCATCTTTGAGCCAGAGTTTTCTGACTCAAGCTATGGGTGCCGCCCGAATCGTTCGGCTCACGGAGCAATCCGACAGGTGAAAACGATCCTCAAATCGGGATACCGCATCGCGGTGGATCTGGATCTGGAAAAATTCTTTGATACTGTCAACCACGATGTCTTGATGTCCCGGATCGCCCGTAAAGTAGCTGATAAAGTGCTATTGCGGTTAATCGGTCGTTACCTGCGAGCCGGAGTTTTGGTCGGAAGCACCGTTGAACCGACCGAATGGGGGACGCCGCAAGGCTCTCCACTTTCACCTTTGTTTTCCAATGTCTTATTGGACGACTTGGACAAGGAACTCGAAGCAAGAGGGCATCGCTTTGTTCGCTATGTAGATGACCTAGTCATTCTGGTCAAAAGTAGACGGGCAGGGAAACGGGTGATGGTGAAAATCAGCCGTTACCTCACACAAGTCCTCAAGTTGAAGGTTAATCGGGAAAAGAGCCGAGTGGTCAAGATCGAGGATCTGAATTACCTGGGATTTACGTTCCGAGGGATTCGCATCTTCGCCTCTGACATTGCCATGCAAGCGTTCAAACATCGATTGCGCGGCTTAACGTCACGCAGTTGGGGCGTTTCTATGGCAGAGCGATTCGAGCGATTGAACCGATACTTGCGCGGGTGGATGAACTACTTTGGCATTTCCCAGCACTACACCCCGATTGAAGAGCTAGATGGTTGGTTAAGGCGAAGGATTCGCATGTGCTATTGGAAGCAGTGGCGCAGACCGAGAACCCGCATTGCTAACTTGCTCAAACTGGGGACAAGTAAGCGTCATGCAATTTTGACCGGCATTAGCCGCAAAGGTTATTGGCGGTTGTCGAAAACGTTAGCGACGCAAACGGGAATGACCAATGAATGGTTGGAACAACAGGGATTGTTATCAATTCGGAATCTTTGGATGAAAGTTCAAGGATACGCTTAA
- a CDS encoding NYN domain-containing protein, with protein MLNNLENDSIFTPEQVLENRGRVAIFIDGSNLFYAALQLGIEIDYTKLLCRLTGGSRLLRAFFYTGVDRTNEKQQGFLLWMRRNGYRVIAKDLVQLPDGSKKANLDVEIAVDMMALVDSYDTAVLVSGDGDLAYAVNSVSYRGVRVEVVSLRSMTSDSLINVSDRYIDLEAIKEDIQKTPRQSYPYRPLTGMDFLDQPRETEGQLEVQE; from the coding sequence ATGTTGAATAATCTGGAAAACGACTCGATCTTCACGCCAGAGCAAGTTTTAGAAAATCGAGGTCGTGTTGCCATATTTATTGATGGCTCAAATTTATTTTATGCCGCATTACAATTGGGTATTGAAATTGATTACACCAAGTTATTATGTAGACTAACAGGTGGCTCTAGGTTACTACGCGCTTTTTTTTATACTGGTGTAGATAGAACCAACGAGAAGCAACAAGGCTTTTTACTGTGGATGCGTCGTAACGGTTATCGGGTCATAGCTAAGGATTTAGTGCAACTACCAGATGGTTCTAAAAAAGCTAATTTAGATGTAGAAATTGCGGTAGATATGATGGCTTTAGTAGATTCCTATGATACAGCAGTTTTAGTCAGTGGTGATGGGGATCTAGCATATGCAGTCAATTCAGTTAGTTACCGTGGTGTGCGGGTAGAAGTAGTTAGCTTGCGTTCGATGACCAGCGATAGTTTAATCAACGTGAGCGATCGCTACATAGATCTAGAAGCCATCAAAGAAGATATCCAAAAAACTCCACGTCAAAGTTATCCATATAGACCCCTGACTGGTATGGATTTTTTAGACCAACCCAGAGAAACTGAGGGGCAATTGGAAGTTCAAGAATGA
- a CDS encoding clan AA aspartic protease, translating into MISGYVNADYEPIIRIKILDSNGQIYEQNAIVDTGFNGWLSLPPDLITTLGLTWKRRGRAILADGSGTIFDVYEAVIVWDGQLLRIPIDEADSDPLVGMLLMEGYELTIQAVAGGTVVLKQLPTI; encoded by the coding sequence ATGATTAGTGGGTATGTTAACGCTGATTATGAACCCATCATCCGTATCAAGATTCTTGATTCCAACGGACAGATATATGAACAGAACGCAATTGTAGATACAGGTTTTAATGGCTGGCTCTCCCTACCACCGGACTTGATTACGACACTCGGGTTAACTTGGAAACGTCGCGGACGAGCAATCCTAGCAGATGGTAGCGGCACCATTTTTGATGTCTATGAAGCTGTTATTGTCTGGGATGGTCAATTGCTGAGGATTCCAATCGATGAAGCCGATTCAGATCCTCTGGTTGGCATGTTGTTGATGGAAGGGTATGAGTTAACTATACAAGCAGTGGCAGGTGGTACTGTAGTATTGAAGCAGCTACCGACAATCTGA
- a CDS encoding D-alanyl-D-alanine carboxypeptidase produces the protein MLELIGSGLVSMWLEMAGVQIKPLEPMDILTWQSNPSLIVAPDPNPAGVTTVQQYLQELATSKLVAANTVQSQGIWIQSGPMLMANHQGTIPLPAASLTKIATSLVAFKTWGPNHQFETLVSATGPIQNGVLKGDLVIIGSGDPLFVWEEAITLGNTLNKMGIKRVQGNLVITGYFAMNFQRDPLLAGQLLKQALNYTTWPRGVIFNYSLMPKGTPKPQVVIAGTVKVEAQLNPQQTLLVRHRSLPLRQIIKEMNVFSNNDMAQMLADLVGGHLVVQSTAAQLARVPASEIQLINGSGLGVENRISPRAACAMLMALQQEAMAHGLNLADLFPTSGFDHRGTLHARHIPVATVIKTGTLNDVSALAGVMPTRDRGLVWFAIINRGPYVSTFRAEQDKFLQNLLKQLQIAQGVPSVLTPHFGINYVPQLGATNRNEVLFRS, from the coding sequence ATGCTGGAATTAATTGGTTCAGGTTTAGTTTCAATGTGGCTGGAGATGGCTGGAGTACAAATCAAGCCTTTGGAACCGATGGATATTTTAACTTGGCAAAGTAACCCTAGCTTAATTGTTGCTCCTGATCCAAATCCAGCTGGAGTCACTACAGTGCAACAGTATCTCCAAGAGCTAGCAACATCAAAATTAGTAGCGGCGAACACTGTCCAAAGTCAAGGGATTTGGATACAGTCAGGACCAATGCTGATGGCAAATCACCAAGGTACAATTCCTTTGCCTGCGGCCTCATTAACTAAGATAGCGACCTCTCTAGTTGCTTTCAAAACTTGGGGGCCAAACCATCAATTTGAGACTTTAGTTAGCGCTACTGGGCCAATACAAAACGGAGTGTTAAAAGGTGATTTAGTCATTATTGGTAGTGGTGATCCTTTGTTTGTTTGGGAAGAAGCGATCACTCTTGGTAATACCCTCAACAAGATGGGGATCAAGCGAGTCCAAGGTAATTTAGTGATTACTGGTTATTTCGCTATGAATTTCCAACGAGATCCACTGTTAGCAGGCCAGTTACTCAAGCAAGCACTGAACTATACCACCTGGCCACGTGGAGTAATTTTTAATTACTCGCTGATGCCTAAAGGTACACCCAAGCCTCAAGTCGTAATTGCAGGTACTGTGAAGGTGGAAGCACAACTAAATCCACAACAAACTTTGCTGGTGCGTCATCGTTCCTTACCTTTGCGGCAAATCATTAAAGAGATGAACGTTTTCAGCAACAATGATATGGCCCAGATGTTGGCAGATTTGGTGGGAGGTCATCTTGTTGTGCAGTCAACAGCCGCCCAATTAGCAAGAGTTCCTGCGTCCGAAATTCAGCTAATCAATGGCTCCGGACTAGGAGTTGAAAATCGGATTTCTCCTCGTGCTGCTTGTGCGATGTTAATGGCACTGCAACAGGAAGCAATGGCACATGGCTTAAATTTAGCAGACTTATTCCCCACCTCTGGCTTTGATCACCGGGGGACACTGCACGCTCGACACATCCCTGTTGCTACTGTGATTAAAACTGGTACTCTCAACGATGTAAGTGCTTTAGCAGGTGTAATGCCTACACGCGATCGCGGTTTGGTTTGGTTCGCGATCATTAACCGTGGCCCCTATGTATCCACATTCCGTGCTGAACAAGATAAGTTTCTGCAAAATCTGCTCAAGCAACTCCAAATAGCTCAGGGCGTTCCTAGTGTTCTTACTCCTCACTTTGGTATTAATTATGTACCGCAACTAGGCGCAACTAATCGTAATGAGGTTTTGTTTAGAAGTTAG